Below is a genomic region from Neorhodopirellula lusitana.
GGACCCGACCAAGGAAAAGAAAAAGAACGAGGTGCAGTTGCCACCGGATTCGATTATCTCGTCGGAGATCGTGCGTCCGGGCAAGGACCTACCGGAACCGAAGTACCTGGACCTTCAAGAGATGATGGACGAAGCCGTCAAAGCGGGTTTGTTGCGTCCCAAAGCCGCTCCGGCACCGTAGTGCTTGTCGCTTAGATGAAGTTGGCGACTTTGCCGGCCATTTCAAACGTCTGGATCGCTTGGTCAAACAACTCGTCCCGGCGTTCTTTGTCGTCGACGGCCGTTGAGTCGGGGATCCACGTGGCATCGGTGAATTGCGGAGTTGCCAGCGCGTCTGATTCCAGAGGGGCTGATTGCAGTGAGGCTAATTCCAGTGCGTCTGATACTAGCGAGTCAGGCTCCAGGGTTTTGGAATCCAGCGAGCCTGAATCCAGTGCGTTGGAAGGCAATTCACTGGAAGCCAGTTGATTGGATGCCAATTGACTGGATACCAGTGGAGTAAAAGCGGCGGGTTCGTCTGAGCCGGAATCGTCGCCGAAGATCTCGTTGATGACGAGCAGCGCATCCAGTGGTGCCAAGATCCCGTCGCCGGACACGTCGAAGTAATCGTCGCTGACGATGGCGGTCGAATACGCGTTGGTGACGTTAGGGAACAGATTGATTTGGTTGATGATCAACAGCGCGTCCAACGGGATGACGCTGTTGTCACCATCAACGTCCGCGGGGTCGAGCACGTTGGTGCGGGTCTCACTCGTTACGGCAGTGAAGCCACCCGGGGCCGTCAGGGAAAATGTTCGGGCGGTTGTTCGCGGGAAGAAGATCAGTGCGTAAGACTTACCCGATTCGATGGTGGCCGATGCGATTCCCGTTGAACTGTATTCGCCAAGCGTGTTTCCGTTGTGATCGACCAACAAGACCGCGCGATTGATTTGGTCAACGTTGTTGGCCTGCACGCTGAGGGTGCGGGTCGAATCGGCGCGGAACATGAATGCGCGCGGTTGATTGTCGCCTGCAACCGAAAACGTGTTGCCAATGTCGTCCAGGTCCAGCACGGGAACCTGAGTCCAGTCCACACCGTCGTTGTCGAAGATCGTCAGCCGGAATGCGGTTTGGTTGCCCACGTTGGCGGTGGCAGAATCGACCACGGTGATCGTCATCGCTTCGGTATTTTCGAAAGTCGCATCGTCGACGATGTCAATTTCGATCGTGGCGGTGGTTGCGTTGGGAGCGAAGGTGATCGAGGTCGCCGAAAGTGAGACATCGGATCCCTCGGCCGCAACGCCTGAGATCACGATCGGGACCGTGACGGTGTTGGGTGTGGCGGCACTAAGCGTGGCGTTGACCAGCACGGTCCCTTCGTCTTCCAGCACGACGATGGACGATCGATCGAGCGTGACGGTGGGCTTGGTGTTGGACACCACTTCCCAACCGATGTCGTCCAGCAATGCAAAGTCCAATTCCGACGGCAACAGGTTTTCAACCGAAGGCGTCATCAACGTGTTTTGAGTCTGCAGCACGGATTGTGCAACGTGCCGAGCGGCGGACGGGCCATCCAGTGGAAGGTTGCCACTGCCTTGATAAGCTTGCCGGGTTTTGGATCCCGTGAAGGTGAAGTTGCTAACCTGGTCGATGTAGGAATCGGAGATACCGATACCGAGCACGTGGGAAAGTTCATGGACGGCGAAACTCAGGAAACGAAAGTCGTCGTCTTCCAGCAACTCGTTCTCGTAGCTCCAGCGGGAAGTCGTTTCGTTGCGGGTGTCAAAGCTGATCGAGGCGACAAAGGGCGCAAAGTCCCGAGCACCCGAGCCGATGGTTTGTCCTTCGCCCCGAGTCGTTAGGTTGCTAACGAAATTGGTGCAAGCGGTGTTGGCGGTCGAGCAGGCGTAGGAAAACGGAGCCTGCACACCCACCGCGATAGCGCGAGTATCGGAGCCCAGGCCGGAGAGATTCCGGCCGCCGGCGTACACCACGATTTCATTCGCGTCGACGGAAAAGCCCGAAGGCAGGCTTTGGGTCCGGCCCGTGGATGGGTTCTGGTAGCTGGCTTGCCAGGTGTGGGTGGAATTGGATGCGGGGATCGCCGCCAGGGTGTCTCGCAGTCGATCGGTCAAGATCTCGCCGGCCTGTTCCAGGGCGTCCCGGCGGTACGCGTTGGCTCCCGAGAAATAGCCGTTGTCATTGGAATAGTCGAAGGTGAAGTAGACCGAGTTGGGTGCTTCGCCTTCCGCGATCAAGCTGTCGTCAACCAGCGAAGTGTTTGCTGAAACGCCGGCGATGTCACCGGCAAGCATTTGACGGCTATCAAGTTGTTGAAAACGCAGAGCACGGGCCCGCTTTCCTGATCCAAGGCTGGAACGGGATCCAGACCTTGATCGCCTCAATGCACCGGTAGCCGTTGCCCCGGCGATTGCGGTTGCCTCCGCGATTGCCGTTGGCAGACTCGATACGTGTCGCATTGGGACGTGCTGACGAGTGCCAGCGTGTATTCTCGAGCGATTCAAAGGCTTAGCCGTGGAAAGAAGTCAACCGAGGCAGAAAAGTGGCTCGCGGCAAATCGACGCAACCAGCCATTAAAATAGCAGACGCTAAATAACCCCGAAACGTCATAAAACCTAAGGTTTCGAGCTGTAAATTGTTTTTGATCAATTTGAGCATTAATGGCGGCGAAGCGTCAACTTATGCCTCGTGGTGGGAATAATCGCCGCCGCAGCAGGGTAAGCCGATGAACAGCCCCCTCAAGTCAGCTTTCCGCTTGATCAACAACTCGATTCTTGGGGGCCAGGATCGATCCGCAAGCAGAAGTGGTTTTCTGTAGAGGGGTGGATTTTGAAGCGTGTGGAGCGGTTGTGCGTTCTTTCGCATCTCGGGTGGTTGTTCGGTTAGGTTCAGCGACTTGTAAACGGGAGGACGCGTGATTCTAATGCCGGGGCGATCTACCCACTACATTACAGAGGCCGCTGTTATATCGCTTCAGAGGCTTCCTTCAGGAACGAACATCATGTCAATCAAAACTGTCCGCAGAGGGATCACCCGTTTAGAGCTTCAAGGAAGAAAAGGCTATCTCGTCCGCATCTCGCGGCAAGGCGAGCGGGTTAACGAGTACTACGCCGATTCAACGTACGGCGGAAAGAAGCTGGCGTTCGCCGCAGCCGAAGAAGCGTATGCCCGACTGTTGGAAGAATACGGTCCCGCCGAAGCGACCACCAAGAACAAGCTAACCAACCGGAACACAACCGGCGTTGTGGGCGTACACCTGGCGTATTCCAATGACAATCGGTACCCCGATTGTGAGTACTACGCGTACTGTGCGTCATGGGTTACGGAGAACGGGAAACGCGAAAAGGTCAGCTTCGCGCTAACCAAGTACGGCGAAGACGCGGCGATGGAATTGGCCATGTTGGCTCGTCAGGACGAAAACAATAATCGCGATGAAGTGGTCGCCAAGTTCGGCCGCACCGCCAAGGGCAAGCGGTTACTGAAAGGAATGAAGAAGACAGTCAAGAAATCTGTTAAAAAGGGTGCCAAGAAGGGCGTTAAGAAAGCCGCCAAAAAGTCAGTGAAGAAGTTGGCCAAGAAGGGTGTGAAGAAAAGCGTTCGTAAGACGGCCCGAAAGAAGCTGGCCCTGAAAAAACTGGCGAAGAAGTCTGTTAAGAAGGCAGCGAAGAAAACCGGCAAGAAACCGGCTAAGAAAGCTGTGAAGAAGTCGGCCAAGAAATCGGTTAAAAAGCCGACTAAACAGCCGACTAAAAAGCCGACTAAAAAGGCAGCCAAGAAATCAGTCAAGAAGGCGTCCGCTAAGAAGAGCGTCAAGAAAGCTGCCAAGAAGAAATCTACCCGTCGTCGTTAGGGAAACATGACTTCGCTATTGGACACGATCGCAGGCGATGCTGGACTTGCCAGTCGTTTGGCAGCGCAAGCGGTCGATTCCCAAACACTCACCATCGTTCCGGAAACATTTGGCGGCGACGCGTCATGGAATCTGGGTGAGCCGCTTGGCGAATCGACATTGGATCCGCCGATGCCCAAGGCGCCGTTTGCCCGGCATCCGCTGGAAGGCTTTGTGCCTGCGCGGAAAGTCGTGTCGTATGGGAAGTCGTGTGGGGCCCAGAATGTCGGGGCCCAGAAGCTGACGGGCCAGAAGCCAAATCTTGCGGGCCAGAAATTGGGGACGCCCAGTGGCGGGAACCAAGACTCCGGCAGTGAGACAAAGAATGATGCTGAGTATCGATTGATCGGGAAGCTGGGCAGTGGCGGGACCGCGATTGTCTACCAGGCTCACCAGCGGGCGATCGATCGAGAGGTTGCGATCAAGCTATTGCGTCGGGAACTGGCCGGCGATCCCGCTTCTCGGATGCGCTTCTTGACGGAGGCGCGAGTGATCGGTTCGTTGGATCACCCCAACGTGATCGCGCTGCACGACTTGTGTGTCGATAGCGATGGTCAGCTCTTCTATTCAATGAAACGCATTGATGGAACAAGCTGGAGCGAGCAGCTTGATGAACGAAGCGTGGAAGAGAACCTCAAAATCTTGTTGCGGGTGGCTGACGCGATTCGTTACGCGCACTCACGTGGTTTGATTCACCGTGACTTAAAACCCGATAACGTGATGCTGGGGCGATTCGGTGAGTCGTTGGTGGCGGATTGGGGATTGGCGATTTCGATCGAACGAACTGAGGCACGGTCCGAGCAAGCCCGATCGGAACAGACTGGCTCGCAAGAATCGGGGGATGCGTCGGTCGAGCCAATCGAAAGTGACGAGCTGAGCAAACCGAGCAAGAAAACAGGTGCAATTGGTGGTACACCGGCATACATGGCTCCTGAGCAAGCGATGGGGAGCCTGGAGTTGTTGGGGACGCACACCGACGTCTATCTGCTTGGCGGAATTCTCTACCGCATCTTGACCGGTAAGCCACCTCACACGGGTGCGAACCTGTTGGAATGCATTCATGCGGCGGCTAACAATCGGATCCAGCGAACCGATGTCAGTGGTGAGCTGATCGAGGCGGCAATGCGTGCGATGTCGACGGATCCGAGAGATCGCTTTGCAAACGTGGAGGACTTAATTGCGGCGATCACGGATCACCGCACACACCAAGAGAGCGAGCGATTGGTTCGCCGCGCCAAGCGTCGCGTTTGGCCCGAAGATGAGGCGGCGGTGAACGCCGTCGACCCTTATCAACGATTCCGTGCCGGCGAGGCTTTGTTGAACGAAGCTTTGGCTCTTTGGCCCGGCAATCGCGGAGCGGCGGAAACGCTGGAGCGGACACAGTTGGAACTCGCTCGATTCGCCGCGTCCCATGGCGACTTGGATTTGTCGTTGATGTTGTACGAGACCACTGGCCAGGGCGAGACAGAGGCCGCTAGTCGGGTGCGACGCGAACTGGAACATCGCGAACGGGTTAAGGAAAGTCAGGCTAAATATTCGGCATTGTTCACTCAATCGCCCGATGCCGGGCTGTTGCTT
It encodes:
- a CDS encoding protein kinase domain-containing protein, whose translation is MTSLLDTIAGDAGLASRLAAQAVDSQTLTIVPETFGGDASWNLGEPLGESTLDPPMPKAPFARHPLEGFVPARKVVSYGKSCGAQNVGAQKLTGQKPNLAGQKLGTPSGGNQDSGSETKNDAEYRLIGKLGSGGTAIVYQAHQRAIDREVAIKLLRRELAGDPASRMRFLTEARVIGSLDHPNVIALHDLCVDSDGQLFYSMKRIDGTSWSEQLDERSVEENLKILLRVADAIRYAHSRGLIHRDLKPDNVMLGRFGESLVADWGLAISIERTEARSEQARSEQTGSQESGDASVEPIESDELSKPSKKTGAIGGTPAYMAPEQAMGSLELLGTHTDVYLLGGILYRILTGKPPHTGANLLECIHAAANNRIQRTDVSGELIEAAMRAMSTDPRDRFANVEDLIAAITDHRTHQESERLVRRAKRRVWPEDEAAVNAVDPYQRFRAGEALLNEALALWPGNRGAAETLERTQLELARFAASHGDLDLSLMLYETTGQGETEAASRVRRELEHRERVKESQAKYSALFTQSPDAGLLLRWSDGVVMEANEAILEMLGYEKGELVGRRVSELSIWASTERRELFVEQLTQDRRADNFETQFTRKGGGTLIDVLISARTVDVGGTEMLLSTFRDITHRRETERNLEQSRRRLRDLQRLAGLGTWTFDPSTKAVHWSEEAFRITGRNPRLGEPSLHEFLASIHPEDRESVRDAISLAATNGASYEIVYRIRDDEGNYRKLLARGRPVLDEFDRTTEVYGVLQPLRS
- a CDS encoding pathogenesis-related transcriptional factor and ERF protein encodes the protein MSIKTVRRGITRLELQGRKGYLVRISRQGERVNEYYADSTYGGKKLAFAAAEEAYARLLEEYGPAEATTKNKLTNRNTTGVVGVHLAYSNDNRYPDCEYYAYCASWVTENGKREKVSFALTKYGEDAAMELAMLARQDENNNRDEVVAKFGRTAKGKRLLKGMKKTVKKSVKKGAKKGVKKAAKKSVKKLAKKGVKKSVRKTARKKLALKKLAKKSVKKAAKKTGKKPAKKAVKKSAKKSVKKPTKQPTKKPTKKAAKKSVKKASAKKSVKKAAKKKSTRRR
- a CDS encoding dockerin type I domain-containing protein, whose product is MRHVSSLPTAIAEATAIAGATATGALRRSRSGSRSSLGSGKRARALRFQQLDSRQMLAGDIAGVSANTSLVDDSLIAEGEAPNSVYFTFDYSNDNGYFSGANAYRRDALEQAGEILTDRLRDTLAAIPASNSTHTWQASYQNPSTGRTQSLPSGFSVDANEIVVYAGGRNLSGLGSDTRAIAVGVQAPFSYACSTANTACTNFVSNLTTRGEGQTIGSGARDFAPFVASISFDTRNETTSRWSYENELLEDDDFRFLSFAVHELSHVLGIGISDSYIDQVSNFTFTGSKTRQAYQGSGNLPLDGPSAARHVAQSVLQTQNTLMTPSVENLLPSELDFALLDDIGWEVVSNTKPTVTLDRSSIVVLEDEGTVLVNATLSAATPNTVTVPIVISGVAAEGSDVSLSATSITFAPNATTATIEIDIVDDATFENTEAMTITVVDSATANVGNQTAFRLTIFDNDGVDWTQVPVLDLDDIGNTFSVAGDNQPRAFMFRADSTRTLSVQANNVDQINRAVLLVDHNGNTLGEYSSTGIASATIESGKSYALIFFPRTTARTFSLTAPGGFTAVTSETRTNVLDPADVDGDNSVIPLDALLIINQINLFPNVTNAYSTAIVSDDYFDVSGDGILAPLDALLVINEIFGDDSGSDEPAAFTPLVSSQLASNQLASSELPSNALDSGSLDSKTLEPDSLVSDALELASLQSAPLESDALATPQFTDATWIPDSTAVDDKERRDELFDQAIQTFEMAGKVANFI